The genome window CGGCGGCGGGACCGACTTCGTGCGCGCCGACGCCGAGTACGACGGAGGCATCACCGGCGCGCTGAAGATCGCCCACGCCACCGAGGGCTTCGGGCTGGACGTCGAGCTGCACACCCCGGGTCCGGCGCAGCGCCAGCTGATGGCCTCGATCCGCAACACCAACTACTACGAGATGTCGTTCGTCCACCCGAAGTCCTCGGAGATCGGGCGCAGCCAGCTCGTCTACGCCGACGACTACCGCGACGGCCTCACCGCCATCGACGCCGACGGCTGCGTGCCCGTGCCGGAAGGCCCCGGCGTCGGCGTCTCCTACGACTGGGACGCCATCGCCGCGCACACCGTCGACACCGCCGAGTTCCACTGACCCGCCACCGCTCCTCCCGACACCCCGCCACTTCCCCGCACCCGGCAAGGACGCCGGGTGGAGAGGACATTGCGCCATGTCCAGAAAAGCCGCGACCGCCGCCCCGGTCGAGCACGATCCCTACGCGCTGCGAGCCGAAGACGTCCGCACGCCGCCGACGACGTTCACCGGAAGGCTGCGCCACCTCGGCCCCGGTCTGGTGCTCTCCGCCGCCATCGTGGGATCGGGCGAGCTGATCGTCACCACGTCGATGGGCGCCCGCGCCGGGTTCGCGCTGCTGTGGCTGGTGATCCTGAGCACCGGTGTCAAGGTGTGGATCCAGATGGAGCTGGCGCGCTGGACGATCCTCAACGGCAGGACCGCGCTGGAGGGCTTCAGCCACGTCGGCCCGAAGGTCGGCCGCGTCAGCTGGATCAACCTGCTGTGGATCGGCATGGACTTCGCCAAGATGTTCCAGCGCGGCGGGATCATCGGCGGCACGGCCGCGGCCTGCTCGATCCTGTGGCCGGTCTACGGCGCCGCGCTGAGCTTCCCGTCCCTGGTCGTCTGGACGGTCGTCGTGACCGCCAGCGGTGTGCTGCTGCTGCAGAGCGCCAGGTACAGCGTGGTCGAGAACGCGGCCGTGCTCTCGGTGGCGGTGTTCACCTTCGCCACCGTCGGGCTCGCGCTCGGCCTGCCGCTGACCGAGTTCTCCTACGGTGCCGGCGATCTCGCCGGCGGCCTGAGCTTCGCCATCCCCGCGGGCACGGTCGGCATCGCCGTCGCCATGTTCGGCTCCACCGGCGTCGGCGCGGACGAGATGACCACCTACACCTACTGGTGCCTGGAGAAGGGCTACGCGCGCTGGACCGGCCCGGACGACGGCACCGAGGAACGCGCCCGGCGGGCCGAGGGCTGGCTGAAGGTCATGCGGCTGGACGTGTTCGCGTCGTGGCTGGTCTGCACCCTGTGCACGCTGTCGTTCTACGTGATCGGCGCGGCGGTCCTGCACCCGCAGGACCTGGTGCCCGAGGGCAACGACATGATCACCACGCTGTCGCGGATCTACACCGACACCATGGGACCGTGGGCACAGTACCTGTTCCTGTTCGGCGCGATCGCGGTGCTGTACTCCACCAACATCGGCTCCACGGCGAGCGTGCCGCGGCTGTGGACGAACACGCTGGGGCTGCTCGGGGTCGTCGACTGGAACGACGTCCGTGCGCGCCGCCGCACCATCCGCATCCTGACCTGCTGCCTTCCCCCGTTGTGGGCGACGTTCTTCCTGTTCCTGCAGTCGCCCGTGCTGATGGTCCAGGTGGGCGCGATCGGCAGCGGGGTCTTCCTGCTCGGCGTGGTGATCGCGGTGTGGAAGCTGCGCACGACCGAGGTCGACCGGCGCTTCCGCACCAACCCCTGGCTGACCGTCGCCCTGGTCCTCAGCAGCACCGCCATCGCCACGATCGGCGTGTACTCGGTGCTGGAGGTCTTCGGCATCGGCTTCGGGGAGTAGCGGGGCGCGCGACCACCCGGAACGCGACCTGACACCTCGCACGGAAATCAGCCGAGAACGGGAACAGTGGGAAAGCACGCGACTCCGCATTCCTCCCGAAATCAAGATCGGCTTCTTTTGCGCCGCACCACCGCGTGGTAAGAATGGCGGATGGGGCCGCCCGGACGAGACCGGAGCGGATTCGTTCAACACCACCGGAATTGCCCGGTGGTGCGGTGCGGCGGAATTCCGGGTCCGCCACGTCGAGCACGATCCCGGAGTCAGCGATCACGAGGGGACGATGACGCATGTACGCGGTGCTCGGAGCGACCGGACTCAACGGCGGGCAAGCAGCGGCGGCGCTGCGCCAGCGGCGGCTGGCGGTGCGGGCCGTGGTCCGCGACGAGAGCCGCGGCCGGGCACTGCGTGAAATGGGCTGCGAACTCGCCGTCGCCGACATCGCCGACGTCGAAAGCCTCGCCGCCGCCTGCACCGGTGTGGACGGCGTCTTCGTCATGCTCCCGACGCACTACGACGCAACCGATGTCCTAGCGACCTACGACCACCAGATCGAAAAGATCACCGCGGCCCTGGAGATCGCGAAGCCGCCGCACGTGGTCGCACTCTCGGCTGAAGGCTCCGAGATCCCGCACGGGACAGGCCTGATCCTGACCACGAGAGCACTGGAGACGGCGCTGGGCGACACCGGGCTGGCGACCACGATCCTGCGCTGCCCGCAGTTCATGGAGAACTGGCGGTACGCCATCGAACCGGCTCGCCGCGACGGCGTGTTCCCCAGCTTCCTGACGCCACTCGAGCGACGGATCCGCATGGTCTCCGCGATCGACGTCGGCGAAGCGATCGCGGACGCACTCGAGGACCCCGCGGATTCCACGCGAATCCGGTTCATCACCGGCCCGCACGACTACTCACCCGCGGACGCGGCGCAGGTGCTGTCCGACCTCCTCGCACACGACGTGCGCGCGGTCGAAGTTGCCCGCAGCCAGTGGATGGGGCTGTTCACCGGCATCTCGGGGTGCAGCGCGGACGCGGCACACCTGCTGACCGACATGTACGACGCGTTCAACGCGGGCAAGCTCGGCGTCGAACCCGGTGCCGGAAAGGAACTCACCGGATCCACCACGCTGAAACGCGCACTCACCGAATGCCTCGCCGCAGGCTGACGCCTACGTCGGGCCGGCGGGGCGACCTTGTCGACCGGCCGCCGTCGGCACGTGATCCCGGCGGGAACGGCGCGCCACCGAATTGTGGCGCCGTTCCCCCTCTTTTACGGCTCGGCGCCTTCCGCGTTCCTGGTTCACCGAACAATTCGAACCCGCGGCGGAAGCACGTTCCGCGCGGGTTTCTCGATATTCGGATCGAGGGCGATCGCAAACCAGCCGGGGCAGGCGCCCCGGCTGGTTCACTCCCGAACTACGCGGCGACTCCCACTCCCAGCGCGTCGAGCACCTGGGCGTAGGTCGGCGCGCTCGCGGCGGCCTGGTCCTTGGCGCTCGAGGTGCCGATGGCCTGGATGCGCTCGTGGATGTCCGAGGTGTCGACCGTGCGGGTCAGCATGCTGACGTAGCGGCGGGCCGCCTGGCCGAGCTCGGGGTCGTGCTCCTCGGCGTCGATCATCAGGAACGGGTTCGGCGGCATGTCGGGCAGCAGGTGCTGCCACGGCTCCTCCTTGACCGCGGCACGCCACAGCGAAGTGCGCGCGACGTCCTGGACCACGACGTCGTCGAACCACGGGCGGACGTAGTCCACCTGCTCCTGCGTCGTGCGCACGTTGAGGGAGGCCAGTTCGCCTTCCGCGCCTTCGAAGGTCTCGGCGATCCGCACCGCGTGCGCGAGTGCGAGCGCGAGCCCGCGCCCGAACGTCGGGTCGGTGAGGCAGACCCGGTCGCCGACCGGGAAGTAGCCCTTCGGCGCGTCCGCTGCCAAACCGCGGAGGACGTTGCGCAGTCCCGGCATCGGGACCACCTCGCTGATCGGCGAGGCGTCGCCGTCCTCGAACCACGGCCGGAACGGCTCGAGCATCGCCACCACCCGGTCGAACGCGAGCGGGTCGCGCAGCTTCTTCATGGCGTCGTCCTCGGGCAGCCTGCCGATGTCGATCGAGAACGTGCCGCGGTCGTGGTAGAAAAGCGCCGCGCCGTAGCCGAGTCCGTCCACCACGCTGACCGAGCCGTACTGCAGCGGCGGCCGCTCGGCGCCGTCCCGCAGGACGTAGAAGCGGCTGTTGTAGACCTTGCCGCACTCGATGTCGGAGA of Saccharopolyspora erythraea contains these proteins:
- a CDS encoding Nramp family divalent metal transporter, with translation MSRKAATAAPVEHDPYALRAEDVRTPPTTFTGRLRHLGPGLVLSAAIVGSGELIVTTSMGARAGFALLWLVILSTGVKVWIQMELARWTILNGRTALEGFSHVGPKVGRVSWINLLWIGMDFAKMFQRGGIIGGTAAACSILWPVYGAALSFPSLVVWTVVVTASGVLLLQSARYSVVENAAVLSVAVFTFATVGLALGLPLTEFSYGAGDLAGGLSFAIPAGTVGIAVAMFGSTGVGADEMTTYTYWCLEKGYARWTGPDDGTEERARRAEGWLKVMRLDVFASWLVCTLCTLSFYVIGAAVLHPQDLVPEGNDMITTLSRIYTDTMGPWAQYLFLFGAIAVLYSTNIGSTASVPRLWTNTLGLLGVVDWNDVRARRRTIRILTCCLPPLWATFFLFLQSPVLMVQVGAIGSGVFLLGVVIAVWKLRTTEVDRRFRTNPWLTVALVLSSTAIATIGVYSVLEVFGIGFGE
- a CDS encoding NAD(P)H-binding protein, with protein sequence MYAVLGATGLNGGQAAAALRQRRLAVRAVVRDESRGRALREMGCELAVADIADVESLAAACTGVDGVFVMLPTHYDATDVLATYDHQIEKITAALEIAKPPHVVALSAEGSEIPHGTGLILTTRALETALGDTGLATTILRCPQFMENWRYAIEPARRDGVFPSFLTPLERRIRMVSAIDVGEAIADALEDPADSTRIRFITGPHDYSPADAAQVLSDLLAHDVRAVEVARSQWMGLFTGISGCSADAAHLLTDMYDAFNAGKLGVEPGAGKELTGSTTLKRALTECLAAG
- a CDS encoding FAD-dependent oxidoreductase; its protein translation is MAARIAVVGGSVAGLSSAILLARRGFEVDLYERDTPPPDDLDDVQQWNRPGAPQTQHPHVFLGLFRKLLRQNLPDVHEDMLAGGVEELPFSCPQAATAPGDEDLLMMAARRTTLEWALHRARERESRIRYCPGASVQLGEVHDGRLRGIRTAEGERDYEVVLDATGARSKLGLGFTPAVSDIECGKVYNSRFYVLRDGAERPPLQYGSVSVVDGLGYGAALFYHDRGTFSIDIGRLPEDDAMKKLRDPLAFDRVVAMLEPFRPWFEDGDASPISEVVPMPGLRNVLRGLAADAPKGYFPVGDRVCLTDPTFGRGLALALAHAVRIAETFEGAEGELASLNVRTTQEQVDYVRPWFDDVVVQDVARTSLWRAAVKEEPWQHLLPDMPPNPFLMIDAEEHDPELGQAARRYVSMLTRTVDTSDIHERIQAIGTSSAKDQAAASAPTYAQVLDALGVGVAA